A DNA window from Paraflavitalea devenefica contains the following coding sequences:
- a CDS encoding phosphoenolpyruvate carboxylase has protein sequence MDHQSTRGLQQFKNFVGIKFQLYNSLFTSLPFHRIEKTGILLSLLLNNCEEGYKHKLSPSQIIEEFFEKHTAYQKDQDRCDLLFRFIQYVERQVVLFDALEDASFREVQDMNGIGTLKYLESEVIQESAQDKLAEKLKDFSIRMVLTAHPTQFYPGSVLGIINDLARALADNNASQINTFLQQLGKTPFFKKQKPTPYDEAISLVWYLENVFYPAAGRIVSFLKNQFPQVVPDNNPVITMGFWPGGDRDGNPFVTSDTTLKVADLLRGSIIKCYYLDVRRLKRRLTFKGIDTILAELEKQLYNNIFIPGQRTALTKQGILDELYKIREILTYQHNGLFQHLVENLINKIQVFGLHFASLDVRQDSSVHNTVLEAVAAKEKLLPENYSSLSEQEKIKVLTSVSGTARADLYEEGVIKDTLQSITTIKNIQEYNGPEGSNRYIISQCNSALNIMEVFGLFLLNGWTKDALDIDIVPLFETIDDLKGAAGIMESLYKNETYRQHLQRRNKRQTIMLGFSDGTKDGGYMMANWSIYKAKEELTSISRNYGIDVVFFDGRGGPPARGGGKTHKFYASMGNNISNKEIQLTIQGQTVSSNFGTVDSAQFNIEQLLNAGISNYVFSAREKTLQEQDEQLLKELADESLTAYTTLKNHPDFLNYLAHISPLKFYSETNIGSRPAKRGSSSKLSLKDLRAIPFVGAWSQLKQNVTGYYGVGTALQALDKKGKLSAVKQLYKNSQFFKTLIDNCEMAMKKCFFPLTEYLSNDARYGEIWNMIFQEYELTKKYIFQLSGKNELMFDYPVEQLSIQMRERIVLPLTTIQQYAMTRIRQLEEQQAPAAHKEIFEKLVIRCSFGIINAGRNSA, from the coding sequence ATGGATCACCAGTCTACAAGAGGACTGCAGCAATTCAAGAATTTCGTTGGTATCAAGTTCCAGCTATATAATAGTCTCTTTACATCGCTCCCTTTTCACCGCATTGAGAAAACAGGTATCCTGTTATCATTATTATTAAATAATTGTGAAGAGGGGTATAAGCACAAGCTAAGCCCCAGCCAGATCATTGAGGAGTTTTTTGAAAAACATACCGCCTACCAGAAAGACCAGGACAGGTGCGACCTCCTGTTCCGGTTTATACAATATGTGGAAAGGCAGGTGGTATTGTTCGATGCACTGGAAGATGCTTCCTTCCGGGAAGTACAGGACATGAATGGCATTGGTACTTTAAAATACCTTGAATCAGAAGTCATCCAGGAGAGCGCACAGGATAAACTGGCCGAAAAGTTAAAGGATTTCTCCATACGGATGGTGCTCACCGCCCACCCTACCCAGTTCTATCCCGGCTCTGTGCTGGGCATCATTAACGACCTTGCCAGGGCCCTGGCCGATAACAATGCCAGCCAGATCAATACCTTCCTGCAGCAATTGGGCAAAACGCCTTTTTTCAAGAAGCAGAAGCCAACGCCTTATGACGAGGCCATCAGCCTGGTATGGTACCTGGAAAATGTATTTTACCCTGCGGCCGGCCGTATTGTCAGCTTCCTGAAAAACCAGTTTCCCCAGGTAGTACCGGATAACAACCCCGTCATCACCATGGGTTTCTGGCCCGGAGGCGACAGGGACGGCAACCCCTTCGTTACGTCCGATACCACCCTTAAAGTGGCCGATCTGCTGCGCGGTAGCATTATCAAATGCTATTACCTGGATGTACGCCGCCTGAAACGCCGCCTGACATTCAAAGGAATAGACACGATATTGGCTGAACTGGAGAAACAGCTTTACAATAACATCTTCATTCCCGGTCAGCGTACGGCCCTTACCAAACAAGGTATCCTTGACGAGCTGTACAAGATCCGGGAAATACTCACCTACCAACACAATGGCCTGTTCCAGCACCTGGTAGAGAACCTGATCAATAAGATACAGGTATTTGGTCTGCACTTCGCCTCGCTGGATGTACGGCAGGACAGCTCCGTACACAATACTGTGCTGGAAGCAGTGGCCGCCAAAGAAAAGTTACTGCCTGAAAATTATAGTTCCCTGTCTGAGCAGGAAAAAATCAAAGTACTGACCAGCGTCAGCGGCACTGCCAGGGCTGATCTGTATGAAGAAGGTGTTATTAAAGACACCCTGCAAAGCATTACAACCATCAAAAACATTCAGGAATACAATGGTCCGGAAGGATCGAACCGCTATATCATCAGTCAGTGCAACAGCGCCCTGAATATTATGGAGGTATTTGGCCTGTTCTTATTGAACGGCTGGACAAAAGATGCCCTGGATATTGATATTGTTCCCCTGTTTGAGACCATTGACGACCTGAAGGGTGCAGCAGGCATTATGGAATCATTGTATAAGAATGAAACCTACCGCCAGCACCTGCAACGTCGCAATAAACGCCAGACTATTATGCTGGGTTTTTCGGATGGCACCAAGGATGGCGGCTACATGATGGCCAACTGGAGCATTTATAAAGCCAAAGAAGAGCTCACCAGCATATCCAGGAATTATGGCATTGATGTCGTATTCTTTGATGGCCGTGGCGGTCCCCCTGCCCGTGGCGGTGGTAAAACACACAAGTTCTACGCCTCTATGGGTAATAACATTTCCAATAAGGAAATACAACTCACCATACAGGGGCAAACCGTCAGTTCCAATTTTGGCACGGTGGATTCGGCCCAATTCAATATTGAACAGTTGTTGAATGCGGGTATTTCCAACTATGTTTTCTCGGCCCGGGAAAAGACCTTGCAGGAGCAGGATGAACAATTGTTGAAAGAACTGGCCGATGAAAGCCTGACCGCTTATACCACGCTTAAAAACCATCCGGATTTCCTGAATTACCTGGCCCATATCAGTCCACTCAAGTTTTACAGCGAAACCAATATCGGCAGCCGCCCTGCCAAACGCGGCAGCTCATCCAAATTATCCCTGAAAGACCTGCGCGCCATTCCCTTTGTAGGGGCCTGGAGCCAGTTAAAACAGAATGTAACAGGTTATTATGGCGTGGGTACGGCCCTGCAGGCATTGGACAAGAAAGGAAAGCTTTCCGCCGTTAAACAGCTTTATAAAAACTCCCAGTTCTTCAAAACCCTCATTGACAATTGTGAGATGGCGATGAAGAAATGCTTTTTCCCGCTTACGGAATACCTGTCAAATGATGCCCGCTATGGAGAGATCTGGAATATGATCTTCCAGGAGTACGAGCTCACCAAGAAGTACATCTTCCAGCTTTCCGGGAAAAATGAGTTGATGTTCGACTACCCGGTAGAGCAATTATCTATTCAAATGCGGGAAAGGATCGTATTGCCGCTCACCACGATCCAGCAATATGCCATGACGCGCATCCGCCAGTTGGAAGAGCAACAGGCGCCTGCAGCGCATAAGGAGATCTTCGAGAAGCTGGTGATCCGTTGTTCATTCGGCATTATCAATGCAGGCCGCAATTCAGCATAA
- a CDS encoding outer membrane beta-barrel protein produces the protein MLRKISVLAISVACSTCAFSQDSTKKSNFVISGSADVYYRYNFANPTIKDETDPSFNYFNNPTSFTKTHNTFALGMASIKVEHSIGKVGMVADLGFGKRAEEFSYNDQNTQLAVKQLYVTYAPTDKIKFTLGSFGTHVGYELVDAYLNRNYSMSYMFSYGPFFHTGLKADINLGGSTALMVGVTNPTDFKSASAEPKMFIGQLSTASKDGSVKGFLNFQGGKFTDVDRLTQLDVVGTFGISSQFNIGVNGTWQSRSSKGLDDKWGDSESWYGAALYLNYDPITWLGLTLRGEYLNDDKEVLGLNTTIFAPTLSANFKIDNLTIIPEFRFDNASDNMFLKHDLTPTKSTGSFILAATYHF, from the coding sequence ATGTTAAGAAAAATCTCTGTATTGGCCATAAGCGTGGCCTGCTCTACGTGTGCTTTCTCGCAAGACTCAACAAAAAAATCCAATTTCGTAATCTCCGGTTCCGCTGATGTATACTACAGGTATAATTTCGCCAATCCAACCATAAAGGACGAAACGGATCCCAGTTTTAATTATTTTAATAATCCGACCAGTTTCACCAAAACACACAACACGTTTGCCCTGGGTATGGCTTCCATTAAAGTGGAACATTCCATCGGAAAAGTAGGTATGGTAGCTGATCTCGGTTTTGGCAAAAGGGCAGAAGAGTTCTCTTACAATGATCAAAATACTCAACTGGCTGTAAAGCAATTGTATGTAACCTATGCGCCTACCGATAAGATCAAGTTTACCCTCGGTAGCTTTGGTACCCACGTGGGATATGAGCTGGTAGATGCCTACCTGAACAGGAACTATAGCATGAGCTATATGTTCTCTTACGGCCCCTTCTTCCACACCGGTTTAAAAGCCGATATCAACCTGGGCGGTTCCACTGCTTTGATGGTGGGCGTTACCAACCCTACTGACTTCAAAAGCGCCAGTGCTGAGCCGAAAATGTTCATCGGCCAGTTGTCTACTGCTTCCAAAGACGGATCTGTGAAAGGATTCCTGAACTTCCAGGGCGGTAAGTTTACCGATGTAGACCGCTTAACTCAGTTGGACGTAGTAGGTACATTTGGTATTTCCTCTCAATTCAATATTGGTGTGAATGGTACCTGGCAGTCCCGCAGCTCCAAAGGCCTGGACGACAAATGGGGTGATTCAGAAAGCTGGTACGGCGCAGCCCTGTACCTGAACTATGATCCTATTACCTGGCTCGGTTTGACACTACGTGGCGAATACCTGAATGATGATAAGGAAGTACTGGGTTTAAATACCACTATTTTCGCGCCCACTTTATCAGCCAATTTTAAGATTGATAACCTGACCATTATCCCTGAGTTCAGGTTTGATAATGCCAGCGATAATATGTTCCTGAAGCATGACCTGACGCCTACCAAATCAACCGGTAGCTTCATCCTGGCAGCAACGTATCATTTCTAA
- a CDS encoding ammonium transporter encodes MKKITFKEVAPFLVLAAVAVIAIFIPALPDYVDTKGTYNSADITWVLVASALVFLMTPGLAFFYGGMVHRKNVISTMIKSVAAAGVVSVLWIVVGFSLAFGTSEGGWIGNPSTHLFFKGVASGEPWGTIPRSLFAVFQLMFAIITPGLVVGAVAERIRFTSYILFIALFSLLVYCPLAHWTWHADGFLFKMGVLDFAGGTVVHISAGCAALAGVLVLKRRKVHMEHKEIPPANIPYVLIGTGLLWFGWFGFNAGSALGANSLAVSAFFTTNTAAAAAGLAWMFFDVLRGKKPSVLGFCIGAVVGLVAITPGAGFVAIPQSITIGVIAALVSNIVVYYKQKSKLDDTLDVFPCHGVGGMVGMLLTGVFATKAVNGLGADGLWLGNAGFLWIQFKGMIISVVFSFTMSFIIFKFINFILPLRVTSEEEELGLDATQHNEKYLQGTLLVHDNGKMEDKLVESGH; translated from the coding sequence ATGAAAAAAATCACCTTTAAGGAGGTGGCGCCATTCCTCGTATTGGCGGCCGTAGCAGTCATCGCGATCTTCATCCCTGCTCTTCCCGATTATGTAGACACTAAAGGAACTTACAACAGCGCCGACATCACCTGGGTGTTGGTAGCATCTGCCCTGGTGTTTTTAATGACCCCCGGACTTGCCTTCTTCTATGGTGGTATGGTACACCGCAAAAACGTTATCTCCACCATGATCAAGAGTGTGGCCGCAGCCGGCGTGGTGAGTGTACTGTGGATAGTGGTAGGCTTCAGCCTTGCTTTTGGAACATCTGAGGGAGGATGGATTGGAAATCCTTCTACACACCTGTTCTTCAAGGGAGTAGCCTCCGGCGAACCCTGGGGAACCATTCCACGATCTTTGTTTGCTGTATTTCAGTTAATGTTTGCCATCATTACCCCCGGTCTGGTAGTGGGCGCCGTTGCTGAACGCATCCGCTTTACTTCTTATATACTGTTCATTGCGCTGTTCAGCCTGCTGGTATATTGCCCGCTGGCACACTGGACCTGGCATGCTGATGGCTTCCTGTTCAAAATGGGAGTACTTGACTTTGCCGGCGGTACAGTGGTACACATTTCTGCCGGTTGCGCCGCCCTCGCTGGTGTACTGGTATTGAAACGCCGTAAAGTGCACATGGAGCATAAAGAAATTCCCCCTGCCAACATCCCTTATGTATTGATTGGTACTGGTTTGCTGTGGTTTGGCTGGTTTGGCTTCAACGCAGGTTCTGCCCTGGGTGCTAATAGCCTGGCCGTTTCTGCCTTCTTTACCACCAATACAGCCGCCGCTGCTGCTGGTCTGGCCTGGATGTTCTTCGATGTATTAAGGGGCAAAAAACCATCTGTACTGGGCTTCTGTATCGGTGCTGTGGTAGGTCTGGTGGCCATTACACCAGGCGCCGGTTTTGTAGCTATTCCTCAAAGTATCACCATTGGTGTGATCGCTGCCCTGGTATCCAACATCGTTGTGTACTACAAGCAGAAATCAAAGCTGGACGATACCCTCGACGTATTCCCCTGCCATGGTGTAGGTGGTATGGTAGGTATGCTGCTGACAGGCGTATTTGCTACCAAAGCGGTGAATGGTCTGGGTGCTGATGGCTTATGGTTGGGTAATGCAGGCTTCCTGTGGATTCAATTCAAAGGCATGATCATCTCTGTAGTATTCAGCTTTACCATGTCTTTCATCATCTTCAAATTCATCAACTTCATATTACCGCTGCGCGTAACTTCTGAAGAAGAAGAACTGGGTCTTGACGCTACACAACACAACGAAAAATACCTGCAAGGCACATTACTGGTGCATGATAATGGTAAAATGGAAGATAAACTTGTGGAGAGCGGACATTAA
- a CDS encoding glutamate synthase subunit beta, with protein MGKPSGFLEFTRELPGKLPVQDRVKNYNEFVERFSEEKLNQQSARCMNCGVPFCHSGCPLGNVIPEFNDAIYRKSWEEAYDILTSTNNFPEFTGRICPAPCESACVLGINQPPVAIEEIEKHIIEIAFDKGFVKPRKPNMRSGKKVAVVGSGPAGLAAAAQLNYAGHTVTVFERDDAPGGLLRYGIPDFKLEKWVIDRRIALMEEEGVTFKCNANVGVNVSINDLLREFHAIVLSGGSTVPRDLPVPGRELKGVHFAMTFLKQQNKRNAGKDPLANAAIESNIYSEDIFATGKNVVVIGGGDTGSDCVGTSNRHGALSVTQFELLPKPPEGRTTFMPWPTYPMTLKVSSSHEEGAQRHWAIATKAFVGDEKGNLKALKVVDLEWKITEDGRPAQFVEVAGSERELPCELALLAMGFVHPQHAGMINELGVELDERGNVRATDKAYQTNIQKVFAAGDVRRGQSLVVWAISEGRECARKVDEFLSGGVSLLESRDQNIIMAV; from the coding sequence ATGGGTAAGCCATCGGGTTTTTTAGAGTTTACGAGAGAGTTGCCCGGTAAGTTGCCGGTGCAGGACAGGGTTAAAAACTACAATGAGTTTGTAGAGCGTTTCAGTGAAGAAAAGCTGAATCAGCAGAGCGCCCGCTGTATGAACTGTGGTGTTCCCTTTTGCCACAGCGGTTGTCCGTTAGGCAACGTCATTCCTGAGTTCAATGATGCGATATACCGCAAGAGCTGGGAGGAAGCCTATGACATCCTTACTTCTACCAATAACTTCCCGGAATTTACCGGACGTATTTGCCCCGCGCCTTGCGAAAGCGCCTGTGTGCTGGGTATCAATCAGCCCCCGGTAGCTATTGAGGAAATAGAAAAACATATTATAGAGATCGCTTTCGATAAGGGATTTGTAAAACCCCGCAAACCGAATATGCGTAGTGGCAAGAAGGTAGCGGTAGTAGGATCCGGTCCTGCCGGGCTGGCTGCGGCTGCCCAGCTTAACTATGCCGGTCACACCGTAACCGTGTTTGAAAGGGATGATGCGCCGGGCGGTTTGTTGCGTTATGGCATTCCTGATTTCAAGCTGGAGAAATGGGTGATTGACCGTCGCATTGCGCTGATGGAAGAAGAAGGCGTAACCTTTAAGTGCAATGCCAATGTAGGGGTGAATGTAAGTATCAATGACCTGTTGAGAGAGTTCCATGCCATCGTATTATCTGGTGGTTCTACGGTACCCCGGGACCTGCCGGTGCCGGGCAGGGAATTGAAGGGTGTTCATTTTGCCATGACCTTCCTGAAGCAGCAGAACAAGCGCAATGCAGGTAAAGACCCGCTGGCCAATGCTGCCATAGAAAGCAATATTTATTCCGAAGATATTTTCGCTACCGGTAAGAATGTAGTAGTAATCGGTGGTGGCGATACCGGTAGTGACTGTGTAGGTACTTCCAACCGTCATGGCGCTTTATCGGTAACACAATTTGAATTGCTGCCCAAGCCACCGGAAGGCAGAACAACTTTTATGCCCTGGCCTACCTATCCCATGACCCTGAAGGTGTCTTCTTCTCATGAAGAAGGGGCGCAACGTCACTGGGCTATTGCTACCAAAGCGTTTGTGGGCGATGAAAAGGGGAATCTGAAAGCACTGAAAGTAGTAGACCTGGAATGGAAGATCACGGAAGATGGCCGTCCGGCGCAGTTTGTGGAAGTAGCTGGCAGTGAGCGGGAACTTCCCTGCGAACTGGCTTTGCTGGCCATGGGATTTGTGCATCCGCAACATGCGGGCATGATCAATGAGCTGGGCGTGGAGCTGGATGAGCGTGGTAATGTACGGGCCACTGATAAGGCCTATCAGACTAATATTCAGAAGGTTTTCGCTGCGGGCGATGTACGCCGCGGACAGAGCCTGGTAGTATGGGCTATCAGCGAAGGTCGTGAATGCGCCCGGAAAGTGGATGAATTCCTGAGTGGCGGCGTTTCACTGCTGGAGAGCAGGGACCAGAATATCATTATGGCCGTTTAA
- the gltB gene encoding glutamate synthase large subunit, with the protein MASNQGNQGLYHPSFERDACGIGFVANIKGHKSHQHISDALTVLENMEHRGACGCESNTGDGAGIMIQTPHEFFFDECIKLGVPLPPFGRYGVGVIFFPREIRLREECRDIFNRTAEKLGLEILVYRKVPVNPDGIGATALSVEPEMEQVFIACPDHITNPDDFERKLFVLRNYASHTINNTVKKDAIGFYIASMSYKTVVYKGQLTSMQVRPYFPDLSNKRVVSAFGLVHSRFATNTFPSWKLAQPFRFIAHNGEINTLQGNLNWLKTSEPGFASPYFTKEEMEMLLPIVTEGQSDSACLDNVIELLALTGRSLPHVMMMLIPEAWDGNEDMDPVKKAFYEFHASMMEPWDGPASISFTDGKIIGATLDRNGLRPSRYCVTTDDRVIMASETGVLPIHPTLIKEKGRLQPGKMFVVDMEQGRIISDGELKRTICSQKPYAEWLNKYKIRLNELPEPRVMFTHLEHEQVFKYQKAFGYSTEDLDTLIAPMALDGKEPIGSMGTDTPLAVLSDQPQHLSSYFKQLFAQVTNPPIDPIRERMVMSLATFVGNNGSLLEEDPLSCHTVALKHPVLTNHELESIRSIDTGIFQAKTLQCYFRADGKPGSMKAALDRICRYAVDAANDGFEVLILQDRAIDSEHAPIPSLLATAAVHHHLIRKGLRGQVGIVVEAGDVWEVHHFACLLAFGATAINPYLALSSIRDMKLTGKLETSLDVDYLKKNYIKAVNEGLLKVFSKMGISTLQSYQGAQILEIIGLNKDVVDKYFTGATSRIEGMGLDEIAKETLAKHRFAFARKDVPVNRLPVGGVYQWKRKGEFHLFNPQTIHLLQYSTRMGDYNTFKKYTKLVNDQGEKACTLRSLFRFKRNRPAISIDEVESAENIYKRFATGAMSFGSISWEAHTTLAIAMNRLGGKSNTGEGGEDERRYELMENGDSMRSAIKQVASARFGVTSHYLTEADELQIKMAQGAKPGEGGQLPGHKVDDWIGKTRHSTPGVGLISPPPHHDIYSIEDLAQLIFDLKNANRAARINVKLVSKAGVGTIAAGVAKAKADVVLISGFDGGTGASPISSIKHAGLPWELGLAEAHQTLVKNKLRSRIVLQADGQMKTGKDIAIATLLGAEEWGVATAALVVEGCIMMRKCHLNTCPVGVATQDPDLRKRFSGNADHVVNFFKYITQELREIMAELGFRSVNEMIGQVDTLEMRDDITHWKYSKLDLSPILYKEPSSLYTGLYKQEEQDHGLATVLDWQLLEAARPALEKQERVAASFAVKNTDRTLGTILSNEITKKYKAAGLPDDTIHFNLTGTAGQSFGAFNTRGVTLELEGDANDYFGKGLSGAKLVIYPPKQASYVPEENIIIGNTAFYGATSGEAYIRGKAGERFCVRNSGATVVVEGTGDHGCEYMTGGVAIILGETGRNFAAGMSGGIAYVYDVKAQFADRCNKEMVDLDPVDAEDAKLLQDMIMKHYAYTGSSVAKFVLDDFENQLKNFVKVFPADYKKVLQAKKVPVQVSK; encoded by the coding sequence ATGGCAAGCAATCAGGGTAATCAGGGTCTTTATCATCCCTCTTTTGAACGCGATGCATGTGGGATAGGTTTCGTGGCAAACATCAAAGGGCACAAATCACATCAACACATCTCCGACGCGCTTACTGTATTGGAAAACATGGAACACCGTGGCGCCTGTGGTTGCGAAAGCAATACAGGTGACGGCGCTGGCATTATGATCCAGACGCCACACGAATTCTTCTTTGATGAGTGTATTAAGCTGGGTGTGCCGCTGCCTCCCTTCGGGCGTTATGGCGTAGGCGTTATCTTCTTCCCCCGTGAAATACGTTTACGTGAAGAATGCCGTGATATCTTCAACCGCACGGCTGAAAAGCTGGGCCTGGAGATCCTGGTATACCGTAAGGTGCCGGTAAATCCCGATGGTATCGGTGCTACTGCTTTAAGTGTGGAGCCTGAAATGGAACAGGTATTCATTGCCTGCCCCGACCATATTACCAATCCCGATGACTTTGAACGTAAATTATTTGTGCTGCGCAACTACGCCAGCCACACGATCAATAATACGGTGAAAAAGGACGCGATAGGTTTTTACATCGCTTCCATGTCGTATAAAACAGTCGTATATAAGGGACAGCTCACCAGTATGCAGGTGCGTCCTTATTTCCCCGATCTTAGCAACAAGCGCGTGGTGAGCGCTTTTGGCCTGGTGCATTCCCGCTTTGCCACCAACACTTTCCCTTCCTGGAAACTGGCGCAGCCTTTCCGCTTTATCGCGCATAATGGTGAGATCAATACCCTGCAGGGTAACCTGAACTGGCTCAAGACCAGTGAACCGGGTTTTGCTTCTCCTTATTTTACCAAGGAAGAGATGGAGATGTTGCTGCCCATTGTTACAGAAGGTCAGTCAGACTCCGCCTGCCTTGACAATGTAATAGAACTGCTGGCGCTTACCGGCCGGTCATTGCCGCATGTAATGATGATGCTCATACCCGAAGCCTGGGATGGCAATGAAGATATGGACCCTGTGAAGAAGGCCTTCTATGAATTCCACGCCTCCATGATGGAGCCCTGGGATGGTCCGGCCTCTATTTCCTTCACAGATGGAAAGATCATTGGCGCTACATTGGACAGGAATGGCTTACGTCCTTCCCGTTACTGTGTTACGACCGACGACCGGGTAATTATGGCTTCAGAAACCGGCGTATTACCGATACATCCCACTTTAATTAAAGAGAAAGGACGCCTGCAGCCGGGTAAGATGTTTGTAGTGGATATGGAACAGGGACGCATCATCAGCGATGGCGAACTGAAACGTACAATCTGCTCACAAAAGCCCTACGCAGAGTGGCTGAATAAATATAAGATCAGGCTGAATGAATTGCCTGAACCAAGGGTTATGTTTACCCACCTGGAACATGAGCAGGTGTTTAAATACCAAAAAGCATTCGGTTATTCCACCGAAGACCTCGATACCCTGATCGCGCCCATGGCCCTCGATGGCAAAGAGCCTATCGGTTCTATGGGTACCGATACGCCGCTGGCTGTGTTGAGCGATCAGCCGCAACACCTCAGCAGTTACTTCAAGCAACTGTTTGCACAGGTAACCAATCCGCCCATTGATCCCATCCGTGAGCGTATGGTGATGTCGCTGGCCACCTTCGTAGGTAACAATGGTAGCTTGCTGGAAGAAGATCCGCTGAGCTGTCATACCGTGGCGCTGAAGCACCCGGTATTGACCAATCATGAGCTGGAAAGCATCCGCAGTATTGATACCGGTATCTTCCAGGCCAAAACCCTGCAGTGTTATTTCAGGGCCGATGGTAAGCCAGGTTCCATGAAAGCTGCGCTGGACCGTATCTGCCGTTATGCGGTGGATGCAGCCAATGATGGTTTTGAAGTGTTGATCCTGCAGGACAGGGCGATTGATTCCGAACACGCTCCTATTCCTTCGCTGCTGGCTACTGCTGCTGTACACCACCACCTGATCCGTAAAGGATTGCGTGGCCAGGTAGGCATTGTGGTAGAAGCGGGCGACGTGTGGGAAGTGCATCATTTTGCCTGTCTGCTGGCCTTCGGTGCTACAGCCATCAACCCTTACCTCGCTTTATCATCCATCCGTGATATGAAGCTGACCGGTAAGCTGGAAACCTCACTGGATGTAGATTACCTGAAGAAGAACTATATCAAGGCGGTGAATGAAGGCCTGCTGAAAGTATTCTCCAAAATGGGTATCTCTACCCTGCAATCTTACCAGGGTGCGCAGATCCTGGAGATCATTGGTCTTAATAAAGATGTAGTAGATAAATATTTCACCGGCGCTACTTCCCGTATTGAGGGCATGGGCCTGGATGAAATTGCCAAAGAAACACTGGCCAAGCACCGGTTTGCCTTTGCGCGTAAAGATGTGCCGGTAAACCGCCTGCCTGTAGGCGGTGTTTATCAATGGAAACGGAAAGGAGAATTCCACCTGTTCAATCCGCAAACCATCCACCTGTTGCAATACTCAACACGGATGGGCGATTACAATACTTTTAAGAAGTACACCAAGCTGGTAAATGACCAGGGTGAAAAAGCCTGCACGCTCAGAAGCTTGTTCCGCTTCAAACGCAACAGGCCCGCTATCTCTATTGATGAAGTAGAATCTGCAGAAAATATCTATAAAAGATTTGCTACCGGCGCTATGTCCTTCGGATCTATCTCCTGGGAAGCGCATACTACACTGGCCATTGCGATGAACCGCCTCGGTGGTAAGAGCAATACCGGTGAAGGTGGGGAAGATGAAAGAAGGTATGAGTTGATGGAGAACGGCGATTCCATGCGCAGTGCTATCAAACAGGTAGCTTCTGCCCGCTTCGGGGTTACCAGCCATTACCTCACAGAGGCAGATGAGCTGCAGATCAAAATGGCGCAGGGCGCCAAGCCGGGTGAAGGCGGACAATTACCAGGGCATAAAGTAGATGACTGGATTGGTAAAACAAGGCACTCTACGCCTGGTGTAGGTTTGATCTCTCCGCCGCCACACCACGATATTTATTCTATTGAAGACCTTGCCCAGTTAATATTCGACCTGAAAAATGCTAACCGTGCTGCACGTATCAACGTAAAGCTGGTATCAAAAGCAGGGGTGGGTACTATCGCTGCCGGTGTGGCTAAAGCCAAAGCCGATGTGGTGTTGATTTCCGGATTTGATGGCGGTACAGGCGCCTCCCCGATCAGCTCTATTAAACATGCCGGTTTGCCCTGGGAGTTAGGATTGGCCGAAGCGCATCAGACACTGGTGAAGAATAAACTGCGCAGCCGTATCGTCCTGCAGGCCGATGGCCAGATGAAGACGGGAAAAGATATTGCCATTGCAACACTGCTGGGTGCAGAAGAGTGGGGCGTAGCTACAGCGGCGCTGGTAGTGGAAGGTTGTATCATGATGCGTAAGTGTCACCTCAATACCTGCCCGGTAGGGGTGGCTACACAGGATCCTGATCTGCGCAAACGCTTCTCCGGTAATGCAGACCATGTAGTGAATTTCTTCAAGTACATTACCCAGGAGCTGCGTGAGATCATGGCCGAGCTGGGCTTCCGTTCTGTGAACGAAATGATCGGTCAGGTAGATACGCTCGAAATGCGCGATGATATCACCCACTGGAAGTATAGCAAACTGGACCTTTCCCCCATATTGTATAAAGAGCCTTCTTCCCTGTACACCGGACTGTACAAACAGGAAGAACAAGATCATGGACTGGCTACTGTACTTGACTGGCAACTGCTGGAAGCGGCCAGGCCTGCACTGGAAAAACAGGAGCGTGTAGCTGCTTCATTTGCAGTGAAGAATACAGACCGGACGTTGGGAACCATCCTTTCCAACGAGATCACCAAGAAATACAAGGCAGCCGGTTTACCGGATGATACGATCCACTTTAACCTGACGGGGACTGCCGGACAAAGTTTTGGTGCTTTCAATACCCGCGGCGTAACGCTGGAACTGGAAGGTGATGCCAATGACTATTTTGGTAAAGGATTAAGCGGCGCCAAACTGGTAATATATCCGCCCAAACAGGCTTCTTATGTTCCTGAGGAAAATATCATTATCGGTAATACAGCGTTCTATGGCGCTACCTCCGGTGAGGCCTATATCCGTGGTAAGGCCGGCGAGCGTTTCTGCGTACGGAATTCCGGCGCTACAGTAGTAGTAGAAGGCACCGGTGATCACGGTTGTGAATACATGACAGGTGGTGTAGCTATAATACTCGGAGAAACAGGCCGCAACTTTGCAGCCGGCATGAGTGGCGGTATTGCCTATGTGTATGATGTGAAAGCACAGTTTGCCGACCGTTGCAATAAGGAGATGGTAGACCTTGATCCTGTAGATGCAGAAGATGCCAAACTGCTGCAGGATATGATCATGAAGCATTACGCTTATACCGGCAGCTCCGTAGCCAAGTTTGTACTGGATGATTTTGAGAACCAGTTGAAGAACTTTGTGAAAGTATTCCCGGCCGATTATAAGAAAGTGTTGCAGGCAAAGAAAGTACCTGTACAGGTGAGCAAATAA